Proteins encoded together in one Pontiella desulfatans window:
- a CDS encoding beta-mannosidase: MIKTIDLNGDWLLCESGESATWPARVPGCVQTDLLRNGQIPDPFVGTNENEVRWVAEKDWVYTRTFSLSAADLEEAVVELVCEGLDTVAAVYVNSQGVLESDNMFLGHRVDIRNAVRAGENELRIVFRSILEVARERGPQPLDVMGSEFGAGREYVRTAQCSFGWDWGPALFNTGIYRPIRLELRSRNRIDSVLIEQDVDPACVTLKLSPELAEEDASAQYRVELFFENECAAQIEAAGAAFELDVKDPQLWWCNGLGEQPLYQLRVSLLDGEAPVDVWERRIALCDVKLEQKPDQWGASFQFVVNGVPVFAKGSNWIPANPFYSEVTTEQYRELIGSARASNMNMVRNWGGGLYEDDAFYDACAENGIIVWQDFMFANAYYPTDELYHSIQREAAYQVTRLRHHAHIGLWCGNNEMEYMAYCMVGKDDERVKNYDTLFNHLLPDAVEEFSPGMAYIPGSAFNPEGFDLGDPNNPESGDAHYWDNVMYGTPIENVSKLETRFLSEFGMQAYPHPSMLNGFVSDLNITGPEMMHRQKRGEATRVNYNYMMQLHRMPKDYAATAYLSQLVQAFYVRMVVEHTRRSMPQTMGALYWQMNDFWPAISWSGMEFDGRWRALQYEARRFFAPCSVSAKWLGEEQMLVTSNTIVSTVHGAELWTVYDAGLPAGEGILDWILFRVDDGSVQLEGQTAVELEPGVSCCQLKRDFTDIFDSSDRSRFVLRTRLSAVGQPQSEHSLYFCAPKQMEFKQAGICSEISQTSDCTARVVISAGHVSPKVMLDFDDCGRFTLSDNFIDLWPNEPREIDVVFEQPISLKQAESALRVFSYAESYELKRNEYDELEKKYDPGGFDRPRYECAKPVGVKSSVC; encoded by the coding sequence ATGATCAAGACGATTGACTTAAATGGGGATTGGCTGCTTTGCGAATCCGGCGAATCGGCAACCTGGCCGGCCCGCGTGCCCGGCTGCGTGCAGACGGATTTGCTGCGGAACGGGCAGATCCCCGACCCGTTTGTGGGAACCAACGAAAACGAAGTGCGATGGGTCGCTGAAAAGGATTGGGTCTATACCCGCACCTTTTCGCTGAGCGCTGCGGATCTGGAAGAGGCGGTTGTTGAACTGGTCTGCGAAGGCCTGGATACCGTGGCGGCAGTCTATGTAAACAGTCAGGGTGTCTTGGAATCCGACAATATGTTTTTGGGGCATCGTGTGGATATCCGGAATGCGGTTCGTGCAGGGGAAAATGAGCTGCGCATCGTTTTTCGAAGCATTCTGGAGGTGGCGCGTGAGCGCGGCCCTCAGCCGCTGGATGTGATGGGTTCTGAATTCGGTGCGGGCCGCGAGTATGTGCGCACGGCGCAATGTTCGTTTGGCTGGGACTGGGGGCCGGCGTTATTTAATACCGGTATCTACCGTCCGATCCGACTGGAACTTCGGTCCCGCAACCGCATTGATTCAGTTCTGATTGAGCAGGATGTCGATCCGGCGTGCGTTACGCTCAAGCTCTCGCCGGAGCTGGCGGAAGAGGATGCTTCCGCCCAGTATCGCGTGGAGCTGTTTTTTGAGAATGAATGTGCCGCACAGATCGAGGCGGCCGGGGCGGCGTTTGAGCTCGACGTAAAAGATCCGCAGTTGTGGTGGTGCAATGGCCTTGGCGAGCAGCCGCTTTATCAGCTGCGGGTTTCGTTGCTGGATGGAGAGGCTCCGGTTGATGTCTGGGAGCGGCGTATTGCTTTGTGTGATGTCAAACTGGAGCAGAAGCCGGATCAGTGGGGTGCCAGCTTTCAGTTTGTGGTGAACGGGGTTCCTGTTTTTGCCAAGGGATCCAATTGGATTCCGGCGAATCCTTTTTACAGCGAGGTGACGACGGAGCAGTACCGGGAGTTGATTGGAAGCGCCCGTGCGTCGAATATGAATATGGTGCGCAACTGGGGCGGCGGGCTTTACGAGGATGATGCGTTTTATGACGCGTGTGCGGAAAACGGCATCATCGTCTGGCAGGATTTCATGTTTGCCAATGCCTATTATCCGACGGATGAGCTGTATCACTCCATTCAGCGTGAAGCCGCCTATCAGGTGACGCGGCTCCGGCATCATGCTCATATCGGGCTTTGGTGCGGGAACAATGAGATGGAATATATGGCGTACTGCATGGTCGGCAAAGATGATGAGCGCGTGAAAAACTATGATACGCTTTTTAACCACTTGCTGCCCGATGCGGTAGAGGAATTCAGCCCCGGCATGGCGTATATTCCGGGATCCGCCTTCAATCCGGAAGGGTTTGATCTCGGCGATCCGAACAACCCGGAGAGCGGCGATGCGCACTATTGGGATAATGTGATGTATGGGACCCCGATCGAGAATGTCTCGAAACTGGAGACGCGATTCCTGTCGGAATTCGGCATGCAGGCCTATCCTCACCCATCCATGCTCAACGGTTTTGTCAGCGACCTAAACATTACAGGTCCCGAAATGATGCATCGTCAAAAGCGCGGGGAGGCGACGCGGGTCAACTATAACTATATGATGCAGCTTCACCGAATGCCGAAGGATTACGCAGCGACGGCCTATCTGTCCCAGCTGGTGCAGGCGTTCTATGTGCGGATGGTTGTGGAGCATACACGGCGCAGTATGCCGCAAACCATGGGCGCTTTGTATTGGCAGATGAATGATTTCTGGCCCGCCATCTCCTGGTCGGGCATGGAGTTTGATGGGCGCTGGCGCGCGCTTCAATATGAGGCCAGACGCTTTTTCGCACCGTGTTCGGTTTCGGCCAAGTGGCTGGGCGAAGAGCAGATGCTTGTGACCTCGAACACGATTGTTTCAACGGTTCACGGGGCAGAACTCTGGACGGTTTATGATGCCGGACTCCCCGCGGGGGAAGGAATTCTTGATTGGATCCTGTTCCGGGTCGACGATGGATCGGTCCAGTTGGAGGGGCAGACGGCGGTGGAGCTTGAGCCGGGTGTTTCGTGTTGCCAGCTAAAGCGGGATTTTACGGACATTTTCGATAGCAGCGACCGCAGCCGCTTTGTGTTGCGCACCCGCTTATCCGCCGTGGGGCAGCCGCAGTCCGAACACTCGCTCTATTTCTGCGCTCCGAAGCAGATGGAGTTTAAGCAGGCGGGGATTTGCTCGGAAATCAGCCAGACTTCGGATTGCACGGCGCGTGTTGTAATCTCCGCCGGGCATGTTTCGCCCAAGGTCATGCTCGACTTCGACGATTGCGGGCGATTTACCCTAAGCGATAATTTTATTGATCTATGGCCGAACGAACCGCGCGAAATTGACGTGGTTTTCGAACAACCGATATCCTTGAAGCAGGCTGAATCCGCACTGCGCGTCTTCAGCTATGCCGAGTCTTATGAATTAAAAAGGAACGAATATGATGAACTCGAAAAAAAATATGATCCGGGCGGTTTTGATCGTCCTCGCTATGAGTGCGCAAAGCCTGTGGGCGTCAAAAGCAGCGTTTGTTGA
- a CDS encoding MFS transporter, which yields MSKENHHLTAKEDKIPVGQKLAYSSGAVADSIIGCSVHNLANPVLNMGLGVSPTLVGIALFIPRLWDAFSDPLMGGISDNTHSRWGRRRPYILCGAFIQGLAFALMWMMGRGWSEMQYFAYFLATSLLFFTGVTIFLVPWMAMGLEMTHDYHERTRLMSYRSLVATLAGFLAPWLFKLLELDIFSDTVEAARYVGAGLGALLLIFGVIPALACKDRYPAPKQERIPLLKSAGACLKHKPFLKLCGTLVAAFTSFLMVDVLGFYLIVYYIYAGDKGAGAVLHGTNGTLNLAISAISIPVITMIATRIGKRRTLLGLLLLAVLGTALRWFCYTPSMPYLALLPTAIMAPGFGAALWLLIPSMLPDVCDDDECTHGVRREGMFGAVYGWLMKLGVSLALLIGGLSLDFSGFDIDLAAAQLPNTFLMMRLLFVAIPTLGFGIAAYLIWAYPITEKRAYETRAILEKRKA from the coding sequence CATGGGGTTGGGGGTCAGCCCGACGCTGGTGGGCATTGCCTTGTTTATTCCGCGCCTGTGGGATGCTTTCAGTGATCCGCTGATGGGCGGGATTTCGGACAATACGCATTCGCGCTGGGGGCGTCGTCGTCCGTACATTCTCTGTGGCGCTTTTATACAGGGGCTGGCTTTTGCACTGATGTGGATGATGGGGCGCGGCTGGAGTGAAATGCAATATTTCGCCTATTTCCTTGCGACCTCCTTGCTCTTTTTTACGGGCGTGACCATTTTTCTGGTTCCCTGGATGGCAATGGGACTCGAGATGACGCACGATTACCACGAGCGCACGCGGCTGATGTCGTACCGCAGTCTGGTTGCGACGCTGGCCGGATTTCTGGCTCCCTGGTTATTCAAACTGCTCGAGTTGGATATTTTCTCCGATACCGTTGAGGCGGCGCGTTATGTCGGGGCGGGTTTAGGGGCTCTGTTGCTGATTTTCGGCGTGATTCCCGCGCTCGCCTGCAAGGATCGCTATCCGGCGCCGAAGCAGGAGCGGATCCCTTTGCTCAAGAGTGCCGGGGCCTGTCTGAAGCACAAGCCATTTCTCAAGTTGTGCGGAACGTTGGTCGCCGCCTTTACCAGTTTCCTGATGGTGGATGTGCTGGGGTTCTATCTGATCGTTTATTATATCTACGCTGGCGACAAGGGCGCCGGCGCCGTCCTGCACGGCACCAACGGAACGCTCAACCTGGCCATCAGTGCCATCAGCATCCCGGTCATCACGATGATTGCCACACGGATCGGCAAGCGCCGCACGTTGCTGGGGCTGCTGCTGCTGGCTGTTTTGGGGACGGCATTGCGCTGGTTCTGCTATACGCCGTCGATGCCCTATCTGGCGTTGCTGCCGACCGCGATTATGGCTCCGGGGTTTGGTGCCGCGCTCTGGCTGTTGATTCCCTCAATGCTGCCGGATGTCTGCGATGATGATGAATGCACGCACGGTGTGCGGCGGGAGGGCATGTTTGGTGCTGTGTATGGCTGGCTGATGAAGCTGGGGGTTTCGCTGGCTCTGTTGATCGGGGGGCTAAGCCTCGATTTTTCAGGCTTTGATATTGATCTGGCCGCGGCGCAGCTCCCGAATACTTTTTTGATGATGCGCCTGCTTTTTGTGGCGATTCCCACGCTGGGATTCGGCATCGCGGCCTATCTGATCTGGGCGTATCCAATCACGGAAAAACGCGCCTATGAAACGCGTGCGATTTTAGAGAAGAGAAAAGCTTAA